Proteins encoded in a region of the Streptomyces sp. NBC_00310 genome:
- a CDS encoding beta-class carbonic anhydrase, whose amino-acid sequence MTTSAAVPTGPEGAISDGTVTDRLVEANQRYADAFTDPGMDARPVLRVAVVACMDARLDLHDALGLELGDCHTIRNAGGVVTDDVIRSLTISQRKLGTRSIVLIHHTGCGLEALTEDFRTELEAEVGQRPAWAVESFRDVDQDVRQSMQRVRTNPFLLHSDDVRGFVFDVKSGLLREIDPA is encoded by the coding sequence ATGACGACCTCCGCAGCAGTTCCCACCGGCCCCGAAGGCGCCATATCCGACGGCACCGTCACCGACCGTCTCGTCGAGGCGAACCAGCGGTACGCCGACGCGTTCACCGACCCCGGGATGGACGCCCGCCCCGTCCTCCGCGTCGCGGTCGTGGCCTGCATGGACGCCCGCCTCGACCTGCACGACGCGCTCGGCCTGGAGCTGGGCGACTGCCACACCATCCGCAACGCGGGCGGCGTGGTCACCGACGACGTGATCCGCTCCCTCACCATCAGTCAGCGCAAGCTCGGCACCCGCAGCATCGTCCTCATCCACCACACCGGCTGCGGCCTGGAGGCCCTCACCGAGGACTTCCGCACCGAGCTGGAGGCGGAGGTCGGCCAGCGCCCGGCCTGGGCGGTGGAGTCCTTCCGGGACGTCGACCAGGACGTACGGCAGTCCATGCAGCGCGTGCGCACCAACCCGTTCCTGCTGCACTCCGACGACGTACGCGGCTTCGTCTTCGACGTGAAGTCGGGGCTGCTCCGAGAGATCGACCCTGCCTGA
- the rsmH gene encoding 16S rRNA (cytosine(1402)-N(4))-methyltransferase RsmH, which produces MSNSRHVPVMLQRCLDMLAPALTEPGAVVVDCTLGLGGHSEALLTRFPEARLVALDRDKEALRLSGERLAPFGGRATLVHAVYDELPDVLDRLGLPRVQGVLFDLGVSSMQLDEADRGFAYAQDAPLDMRMDQTTGISAAEVLNTYPPGELVRILRAYGEEKQAKRIVSAVVRERDKEPFSHSARLVELIRDSLPQAAKRTGGNPAKRTFQALRIEVNGELTVLERAIPAAVQALAVGGRIAVLSYHSLEDRLVKQVFAAGAATTAPPGLPVVPERYQPRLKLLTRGAELPTEEEVAENRRAAPARLRGAERVRERLE; this is translated from the coding sequence TTGAGCAACAGCCGCCACGTCCCCGTCATGCTCCAGCGGTGCCTGGACATGCTGGCCCCGGCCCTCACGGAGCCCGGCGCGGTGGTGGTCGACTGCACACTCGGCCTCGGTGGCCACAGCGAGGCGCTCCTCACCCGCTTCCCCGAGGCACGACTCGTCGCCCTCGACCGCGACAAGGAGGCCCTGCGCCTCTCCGGCGAACGGCTCGCCCCCTTCGGCGGGCGCGCCACCCTCGTGCACGCCGTCTACGACGAACTCCCCGACGTGCTGGACCGCCTGGGCCTCCCCCGCGTCCAGGGCGTCCTGTTCGACCTGGGCGTCTCCTCCATGCAACTCGACGAGGCCGACCGGGGCTTCGCGTACGCCCAGGACGCCCCCCTCGACATGCGGATGGACCAGACGACCGGCATCAGCGCGGCCGAGGTCCTCAACACCTACCCGCCGGGCGAACTCGTCCGGATCCTCCGGGCGTACGGCGAGGAGAAGCAGGCCAAGCGGATCGTCTCGGCGGTCGTGCGCGAGCGCGACAAGGAGCCCTTCTCCCACAGCGCCCGCCTCGTCGAACTGATCCGAGACTCCCTGCCGCAGGCCGCCAAGCGCACCGGCGGCAACCCCGCCAAGCGCACCTTCCAGGCGCTGCGCATCGAGGTCAACGGCGAACTCACCGTCCTGGAGCGGGCGATCCCCGCCGCCGTGCAGGCCCTCGCGGTCGGCGGCCGGATCGCCGTGCTGTCGTACCACTCGCTCGAAGACCGTCTCGTCAAGCAGGTGTTCGCGGCGGGCGCCGCCACCACCGCGCCCCCCGGACTGCCCGTCGTTCCCGAGCGCTACCAACCGAGGCTCAAGCTCCTCACCCGTGGTGCCGAACTTCCCACCGAGGAAGAGGTCGCCGAGAACCGGCGCGCCGCCCCCGCACGTCTGCGTGGGGCGGAACGCGTGCGGGAGCGCCTCGAATGA
- a CDS encoding UDP-N-acetylmuramoyl-tripeptide--D-alanyl-D-alanine ligase: MIALSLAEIAEVVGGQTHDIPDPSVLVTGPVVRDSRDVEPGSLFVAFAGERVDGHDFAAAVVEAGAAAVLASRPVGVPAIVVTDVQAALGALARHVVRKLGTTLVALTGSAGKTSTKDLIAQVLRRKAPTVFTPGSLNNEIGLPLTALSATEETRFLVLEMGARGIGHIKYLTDLTPPKVGLVLNVGTAHIGEFGGREQIAQAKGELVEALPPASEGGAAILNADDPLVRAMASRTKARVILFGESGEADVRAENVTLTDAGQPAFRLHTPSGASDVTMRLYGEHHVSNALAAAAVAHELGMSADEIATALSEAGSLSRWRMEVTERPDGVTVVNDAYNANPESMRAALRALAAMGKAAQAQGGRTWAVLGKMAELGDEALAEHDAVGRLAVRLNVGKLVAVGGREASWLQLGAYNEGSWGEESVHVSDAQAAIDLLRSQLRPGDVVLVKASRSVGLESVAQALLDSGNEGEVAAR, translated from the coding sequence GTGATCGCCCTCTCTCTCGCCGAGATCGCAGAAGTCGTCGGCGGGCAGACGCACGACATACCGGATCCGTCGGTGCTGGTCACCGGACCCGTCGTCCGGGACTCCCGTGACGTGGAGCCCGGCAGCCTCTTCGTCGCCTTCGCGGGCGAGCGCGTGGACGGACACGACTTCGCGGCCGCGGTCGTCGAGGCGGGCGCGGCAGCGGTGCTGGCGTCCCGTCCCGTCGGCGTGCCCGCGATCGTCGTGACCGACGTCCAGGCGGCGCTCGGCGCCCTCGCCCGGCACGTCGTCCGCAAGCTCGGCACGACCCTCGTCGCCCTCACCGGCTCCGCCGGCAAGACCAGCACCAAGGACCTGATCGCCCAGGTGCTGCGGCGCAAGGCACCGACGGTGTTCACGCCCGGCTCCCTCAACAACGAGATCGGGCTGCCCCTCACCGCGCTCAGCGCCACCGAGGAGACCCGTTTCCTGGTCCTGGAGATGGGCGCCCGGGGCATCGGACACATCAAGTACCTCACCGACCTGACCCCGCCGAAGGTCGGCCTCGTGCTGAACGTCGGCACCGCCCACATCGGCGAGTTCGGCGGCCGCGAGCAGATCGCGCAGGCCAAGGGCGAGCTGGTGGAGGCACTGCCCCCGGCGAGTGAGGGCGGCGCCGCGATCCTCAACGCCGACGACCCCCTCGTCCGGGCCATGGCATCCCGTACGAAGGCCCGGGTGATCCTCTTCGGAGAGTCCGGCGAAGCGGACGTACGCGCCGAGAACGTGACGCTCACGGACGCGGGACAGCCCGCGTTCAGGCTTCACACACCCTCCGGTGCAAGCGATGTGACCATGCGCCTGTACGGTGAGCACCACGTGTCGAACGCGCTCGCCGCGGCCGCCGTCGCCCATGAGCTGGGCATGTCCGCAGACGAGATCGCCACCGCGCTCTCCGAGGCGGGCTCCCTCTCCCGCTGGCGCATGGAGGTCACCGAGCGCCCGGACGGCGTGACGGTCGTCAACGACGCCTACAACGCGAACCCCGAGTCCATGCGAGCCGCTCTGCGCGCGCTCGCGGCGATGGGCAAGGCCGCACAGGCACAAGGGGGTCGTACGTGGGCGGTGCTCGGCAAGATGGCCGAGCTCGGGGACGAAGCGCTCGCCGAGCACGACGCGGTCGGACGGCTCGCCGTCCGGCTCAATGTCGGCAAGCTCGTCGCGGTCGGGGGCAGGGAAGCGTCCTGGCTGCAACTGGGCGCATATAACGAGGGTTCGTGGGGTGAGGAGTCGGTGCACGTGTCCGACGCACAGGCGGCGATCGACCTGTTGCGCAGTCAGTTGCGCCCGGGGGACGTCGTACTCGTGAAGGCGTCCCGGTCGGTCGGGCTCGAGAGCGTGGCGCAGGCGCTGCTCGACAGCGGCAACGAGGGTGAGGTCGCCGCCCGATGA
- a CDS encoding UDP-N-acetylmuramoyl-L-alanyl-D-glutamate--2,6-diaminopimelate ligase, whose product MTMITPDPGNHAPQPRSHKPSLRSGGGAPGTLTAVPHADQSQTTQKGHPVTYPGLPRPTLLSAVPLAELAEQLGVTAPEVAAEVAGITHDSRAVRPGDLYAALPGARLHGADFVTQAAGLGAVAVLTDATGAERAAATGLPVLVVEDPRARMGELAATIYRHPGRDLLQIGITGTSGKTTTAYLIEGGLEVTRPTGLIGTVEIRIGDERIKSERTTPEATDLQALFAVMREGGVEAVAMEVSSHALVLGRVDGCVFDVAVFNNLSPEHMEFHSGMEDYFQAKAQLFTPKRSRLGVVNLDDEYGRRLTEEATVPVVTFSAEGHPDADWRAEDVRVGPMDSTFTAIGPKGERVTARSPLAGPFNVANTLAAIVALAVAGLDPQTAADGIAAVPGVPGRLERVDAGQPYLAVVDYAHKTDAVESVLKALRKVTEGSLHVVLGCGGDRDRTKRGPMGAAMARLSDTAVLTSDNPRSEDPLAILAAMLEGAASVPAHERGEVVLFEERSAAIAAAVARARPGDTVLVAGKGHEQGQDIAGVVRPFDDRQVLREAIQQTQG is encoded by the coding sequence GTGACCATGATCACTCCCGACCCCGGGAACCACGCACCCCAGCCCCGCTCGCACAAACCCTCGCTTCGCTCCGGCGGGGGTGCGCCCGGTACGCTCACCGCCGTGCCACACGCTGATCAGTCCCAAACCACCCAGAAGGGGCATCCCGTGACGTATCCGGGGCTGCCCAGGCCGACGCTGCTCTCCGCCGTACCCCTCGCGGAGCTCGCCGAACAGCTGGGTGTCACCGCGCCGGAAGTCGCCGCCGAGGTCGCGGGCATCACCCACGACTCGCGTGCCGTCCGCCCCGGTGACCTGTACGCCGCTCTCCCGGGCGCACGCCTGCACGGCGCCGACTTCGTCACGCAGGCCGCCGGCCTCGGCGCGGTCGCCGTGCTGACCGACGCGACCGGCGCCGAACGCGCCGCCGCGACGGGCCTGCCCGTCCTGGTCGTCGAGGACCCCCGCGCGCGCATGGGCGAGCTCGCGGCCACGATCTACCGCCACCCCGGCCGTGACCTGCTCCAGATCGGCATCACCGGCACCTCCGGCAAGACCACCACGGCCTATCTGATCGAAGGCGGCCTGGAGGTCACCCGACCCACCGGCCTCATCGGCACGGTGGAGATCCGCATCGGCGACGAGCGCATCAAGTCCGAGCGCACCACGCCCGAAGCCACCGATCTGCAGGCCCTGTTCGCGGTCATGCGCGAAGGCGGTGTCGAGGCCGTCGCCATGGAGGTCTCCAGCCACGCCCTCGTCCTCGGCCGCGTCGACGGCTGTGTGTTCGACGTCGCCGTGTTCAACAACCTGAGCCCGGAACACATGGAGTTCCACTCCGGCATGGAGGACTACTTCCAGGCGAAGGCACAGCTGTTCACGCCGAAACGCAGCAGGCTCGGCGTGGTCAACCTCGACGACGAGTACGGCCGCCGGCTCACCGAGGAGGCCACGGTCCCGGTCGTCACCTTCTCCGCCGAAGGCCACCCCGACGCCGACTGGCGTGCCGAGGACGTGCGGGTCGGACCCATGGACTCGACGTTCACCGCGATCGGGCCCAAGGGCGAGCGCGTCACCGCCAGGTCGCCGCTCGCGGGCCCCTTCAACGTCGCCAACACGCTCGCCGCGATCGTCGCGCTGGCCGTCGCGGGCCTCGACCCGCAGACCGCCGCCGACGGCATCGCCGCCGTACCGGGCGTGCCGGGCCGGCTGGAGCGGGTGGACGCCGGGCAGCCGTATCTCGCGGTCGTCGACTACGCCCACAAGACGGACGCCGTCGAGTCGGTCCTCAAGGCGCTGCGCAAGGTCACCGAGGGCAGCCTGCACGTCGTCCTCGGCTGCGGCGGCGACCGGGACCGGACCAAACGCGGGCCGATGGGCGCCGCCATGGCCCGGCTCTCCGACACCGCCGTACTGACCTCCGACAACCCCCGCTCCGAGGACCCCCTCGCGATCCTCGCGGCCATGCTCGAAGGCGCGGCGTCCGTGCCGGCGCACGAGCGTGGCGAGGTCGTCCTCTTCGAGGAGCGGTCCGCCGCCATCGCCGCGGCCGTGGCCCGTGCGCGGCCGGGCGACACCGTGCTGGTCGCGGGCAAGGGACACGAGCAGGGCCAGGACATCGCCGGCGTGGTTCGTCCCTTCGACGACCGCCAGGTGCTTCGCGAAGCTATCCAGCAGACCCAGGGATGA
- a CDS encoding DUF58 domain-containing protein, whose product MTTAGPAPTPEQDKGGLRTALAGLTTRGRSFLAAGIAAAICAYVLGQSDLLRVGLLLAVLPLVCAAVLYRTRYRVAGSRRLSPARVPAGSEARVHLRMDNVSRLPTGLLMLQDRVPYVLGPRPRFVLDRVEAGGRREVSYRVRSDLRGRYPLGPLQLRLTDPFGMCELTRSFSTYDTLTVIPRVEALPPVRLSGEAKGYGDGRQRSLALAGDDDVIPRGYRHGDDLRRVHWRSTARYGELMVRREEQPQRARCTVLLDTRAEAYLGAGPDSAFEWAVSGAASMLVHMLERGFSVRLLTDTGSSVPGEGADGFAGASQESADAAGLMMDTLAVIDHSDSEGLSPAYDVLRGGNEGLLIAFLGDLDEEQATVIGKMRQRSGGAVAFLLDSEAWTTEPGEVPGAGSASEESLRLLHEAGWTALTVPRGASLTDLWRQADRQRTGAMSGSVGEGWS is encoded by the coding sequence ATGACCACCGCAGGGCCGGCGCCCACCCCGGAGCAGGACAAGGGCGGGCTGCGCACGGCCCTCGCCGGCCTCACCACGCGCGGGCGCTCCTTCCTGGCCGCCGGCATAGCGGCCGCCATATGCGCCTACGTCCTCGGGCAGAGCGATCTGCTCCGGGTGGGCCTGCTGCTCGCCGTGCTGCCGCTGGTCTGTGCGGCCGTGCTGTACCGCACCCGCTACCGGGTCGCGGGCAGCCGCCGCCTCTCCCCCGCGCGCGTACCCGCCGGCAGCGAGGCCCGCGTCCATCTGCGGATGGACAACGTCTCGCGGCTGCCCACCGGGCTGCTGATGCTCCAGGACCGGGTGCCGTACGTGCTCGGTCCGCGGCCGAGGTTCGTGCTGGACCGGGTGGAGGCGGGCGGCCGCCGCGAGGTGTCGTACCGCGTCCGCTCCGATCTGCGCGGCCGCTACCCCCTGGGACCGCTCCAGCTGCGCCTGACCGACCCGTTCGGCATGTGCGAGCTGACCCGGTCCTTCTCCACGTACGACACCCTGACGGTCATCCCGCGCGTGGAGGCGCTGCCGCCGGTGCGGCTGAGCGGTGAGGCGAAGGGGTACGGCGACGGCCGGCAGCGCTCGCTGGCGCTGGCCGGCGACGACGACGTGATCCCGCGCGGCTACCGGCACGGCGACGACCTCCGCCGGGTGCACTGGCGTTCGACCGCGCGCTACGGCGAGCTGATGGTCCGCCGCGAGGAGCAGCCGCAGCGTGCCCGCTGCACGGTGCTGTTGGACACCCGGGCCGAGGCGTACCTCGGCGCGGGCCCGGACTCCGCCTTCGAGTGGGCCGTCTCGGGCGCCGCGTCCATGCTGGTCCACATGCTCGAACGGGGCTTCTCCGTACGGCTGTTGACGGACACCGGCAGCTCGGTACCCGGCGAGGGCGCCGACGGGTTCGCGGGTGCCAGCCAGGAGTCCGCCGACGCGGCCGGGCTGATGATGGACACCCTCGCGGTGATCGACCACTCGGACTCCGAGGGTCTCTCGCCCGCGTACGACGTGCTGCGCGGCGGCAACGAGGGGCTGCTGATCGCCTTTCTGGGCGACCTCGACGAGGAGCAGGCGACGGTGATCGGCAAGATGCGTCAGCGCAGCGGTGGGGCGGTCGCCTTCCTGCTGGACAGCGAGGCGTGGACGACCGAACCGGGTGAGGTGCCCGGTGCCGGGAGCGCGAGCGAGGAGTCGTTGCGTCTGCTGCACGAGGCGGGCTGGACGGCGCTGACCGTGCCGCGCGGAGCCTCGCTGACGGATCTGTGGCGGCAGGCGGACCGACAGCGCACCGGCGCGATGTCCGGGAGTGTCGGGGAGGGATGGTCATGA
- a CDS encoding AAA family ATPase, producing the protein MTTYDDRASLTDLTSTVERVRSSVEGVIEGKPEVVRLSLTVLLAEGHLLIEDVPGVGKTMLAKALARSIDCSVRRIQFTPDLLPSDITGVSIWDQQRKEFEFKPGAIFSQIVIGDEINRASPKTQSALLESLEERQVTIDGTTYELPSPFMVVATQNPVEMEGTYPLPEAQRDRFMARVSVGYPSPEAELQMLDVHGGASPLEDMQPVAHAHEIVKLIEAVRNVHVAETVRRYAVDLVGATRTHPDLRLGASPRATLHLLRAARATAALSGREYALPDDIQSLAVSILAHRLLPTAQAQLNRRTPEQVVQEILQRTPVPQAPQAQSGFGSVHATPAYPQQPPRRLG; encoded by the coding sequence GTGACGACCTATGACGATCGAGCGAGCCTCACTGATCTGACCAGCACTGTGGAGCGAGTCCGCAGTTCGGTCGAAGGAGTGATCGAGGGCAAGCCTGAGGTCGTACGGCTTTCGCTGACCGTGCTGCTCGCCGAGGGACATCTTCTGATCGAAGACGTACCCGGCGTCGGCAAGACCATGCTGGCCAAGGCACTGGCACGGTCCATCGACTGCTCGGTACGACGTATCCAGTTCACGCCGGACCTGCTGCCGTCGGACATCACCGGTGTGTCCATCTGGGATCAGCAGCGCAAGGAGTTCGAGTTCAAGCCGGGCGCGATCTTCTCTCAGATCGTGATCGGCGACGAGATCAACCGCGCGTCGCCGAAGACGCAGTCCGCGCTCCTGGAGTCCCTGGAGGAGCGCCAGGTCACGATCGACGGCACGACGTACGAGCTGCCGAGCCCCTTCATGGTGGTGGCCACGCAGAACCCGGTGGAGATGGAGGGCACCTACCCGCTGCCGGAGGCCCAGCGCGACCGCTTCATGGCCCGCGTCTCCGTCGGCTACCCCAGCCCGGAGGCCGAGCTGCAGATGCTCGACGTCCACGGCGGGGCCTCGCCGCTGGAGGACATGCAGCCGGTGGCGCACGCGCACGAGATCGTGAAGCTGATCGAGGCCGTCCGCAACGTGCACGTGGCGGAAACGGTCCGGCGGTACGCGGTGGACCTGGTCGGCGCCACCCGCACCCACCCGGACCTCAGACTCGGCGCCTCGCCGCGCGCCACGCTGCATCTGCTGCGCGCGGCGAGGGCGACCGCCGCCCTCAGCGGGCGGGAGTACGCCCTGCCGGACGACATCCAGTCGCTCGCCGTGTCGATCCTCGCTCACCGGCTGCTGCCCACCGCGCAGGCCCAGCTCAACCGCCGTACACCGGAGCAGGTCGTGCAGGAGATCCTCCAGCGCACGCCCGTACCGCAGGCACCCCAGGCGCAGAGCGGCTTCGGCTCGGTCCACGCCACGCCCGCGTATCCGCAGCAGCCGCCGCGGAGGCTTGGATGA
- a CDS encoding peptidoglycan D,D-transpeptidase FtsI family protein encodes MVSLALTLVMIAFVVRLLQVQAVDASEYAAKADQNRYVGRVLAAERGGITDRNGVDLAISTDANDITADPTMFTREQLKIDDGPEQAAALLAPILGADQQTIAAKLRTDNTRYVLLARRQTPQVWNQISDLKTALVKKAEDEKGTVNVLAGVFQEPSSKRVYPNGDLAAGILGWVNAEGKGGGGIEQQLNHRLVGKDGKIRYAQSGGRLVPTAGSTETPAVAGSDVELTIDRDIQWAAQNAITEQVKKSKADRGYVIVQDTRTGEILAMANSPGFDPNDLTKANPDALGNAALQDAYEPGSTAKVMSMAAVLEENVATPETHVTVPNRLHRGDRLFKDDIDHPTWYLTLNGVLAKSSNIGTILATGELGGNQRESNRILHSYLRKFGIGGSTGLGFPGETKGILAAPGDWSTSQQYTIPFGQGVSMNAMQAASVYSTIANGGVRVAPTLVRGTKGPDGRFTPTPKPEKTRVVSEKTAKTLARMLESVVDDEEGTGTKARIPGYRVAGKTGTANRVDPATGRYRGYTSSFAGFAPADNPRITVYCAIQNATQGNYFGGQICGPIYKEVMEFALKTLQVPPTGAKPANLPVAFTP; translated from the coding sequence ATGGTGAGCCTCGCGCTGACCCTGGTGATGATCGCCTTCGTCGTACGGCTGCTCCAGGTGCAGGCCGTCGACGCGAGCGAGTACGCCGCCAAGGCCGACCAGAACCGGTACGTCGGCCGGGTGCTGGCCGCCGAGCGCGGCGGGATCACCGACCGCAACGGCGTCGACCTGGCGATCAGTACCGACGCCAACGACATCACGGCCGACCCGACGATGTTCACGCGCGAACAGCTGAAGATCGACGACGGACCCGAGCAGGCAGCCGCGCTCCTCGCGCCGATCCTCGGCGCGGACCAGCAGACGATCGCCGCCAAGCTGCGCACCGACAACACGCGCTACGTGCTCCTCGCCCGCCGCCAGACCCCCCAGGTCTGGAACCAGATCAGCGACCTGAAGACCGCGCTGGTCAAGAAGGCCGAGGACGAGAAGGGCACGGTCAACGTCCTGGCCGGCGTCTTCCAGGAGCCCAGCAGCAAGCGCGTGTACCCCAACGGTGACCTCGCCGCCGGGATACTGGGCTGGGTCAACGCCGAGGGCAAGGGTGGCGGCGGCATCGAGCAGCAGTTGAACCACCGTCTGGTGGGCAAGGACGGCAAGATCCGCTACGCCCAGTCCGGCGGCCGTCTGGTGCCCACCGCGGGCTCGACCGAGACCCCCGCCGTGGCCGGCTCCGACGTCGAGCTGACCATCGACCGCGACATCCAGTGGGCCGCGCAGAACGCCATCACCGAACAGGTGAAGAAGTCCAAGGCGGACCGCGGCTACGTGATCGTGCAGGACACCCGCACCGGCGAGATCCTCGCCATGGCCAACTCGCCCGGCTTCGACCCCAACGACCTCACGAAGGCGAACCCGGACGCACTCGGCAACGCGGCCCTCCAGGACGCCTACGAGCCCGGCTCCACCGCCAAGGTCATGTCGATGGCCGCCGTACTGGAGGAGAACGTCGCCACACCCGAGACGCACGTCACCGTGCCCAACCGGCTGCACCGGGGCGACCGGCTCTTCAAGGACGACATCGACCACCCGACCTGGTACCTGACGCTCAACGGCGTCCTCGCCAAGTCCAGCAACATCGGCACCATCCTCGCCACCGGCGAACTCGGCGGGAACCAGCGCGAGTCCAACAGGATCCTCCACTCGTACCTGCGCAAGTTCGGCATCGGCGGCTCCACCGGCCTCGGCTTCCCCGGCGAGACCAAGGGCATCCTCGCCGCGCCCGGCGACTGGTCGACCTCGCAGCAGTACACGATCCCTTTCGGCCAGGGCGTGTCGATGAACGCCATGCAGGCGGCCTCCGTCTACTCGACGATCGCCAACGGCGGCGTCCGCGTCGCGCCGACCCTCGTACGAGGCACCAAGGGACCGGACGGCCGTTTCACTCCCACTCCGAAGCCCGAGAAGACCCGGGTCGTGAGCGAGAAGACGGCGAAGACCCTCGCCCGGATGCTGGAGTCCGTCGTGGACGACGAGGAGGGCACGGGCACCAAGGCGCGCATCCCCGGCTACCGGGTCGCGGGCAAGACGGGTACGGCCAACCGTGTGGATCCGGCCACCGGCAGATATCGCGGCTACACCTCGTCGTTCGCCGGGTTCGCGCCCGCCGACAACCCGCGGATCACCGTCTACTGCGCGATCCAGAACGCCACCCAGGGCAACTACTTCGGCGGCCAGATCTGCGGACCCATCTACAAGGAGGTCATGGAGTTCGCCCTGAAGACCCTCCAGGTCCCGCCCACCGGGGCGAAGCCCGCGAACCTGCCCGTCGCCTTCACCCCCTGA